One Solanum pennellii chromosome 9, SPENNV200 DNA segment encodes these proteins:
- the LOC107029742 gene encoding 2-hydroxyisoflavanone dehydratase-like: MASEDNEVLVDLHPVFRLYKNGRIERFNENFNMLYVPPSLEDPATGVSSKDITISAHVSARLYLPKNTNVFCNEKLPVLVFYHGGGLVVGSAFFNDIHYFLNHLVSKSNVICVSLEYRLAPENDLSILYEDCWTGLQWVASHHSENDNGSSNASYKDSWLTSYADFNRVFIGGESAGGNIAYHMAMRAGKESLNEVKISGCILACPYFLMQDDSLDMENNPAYHIWITICQKEYKYSPIDSPMINPLAEKAPTLSSLGCSRLFMVIAEKDVLVPREIMIQFVDGVKKSGWNGELEFLEVEGEEHCFFVKNPEFEKAKDVINRFASFIQHK, translated from the exons ATGGCTTCAGAGGACAACGAGGTACTCGTCGATCTCCATCCCGTTTTCCGACTCTACAAAAATGGCCGCATAGAACGTTTCAACGAAAATTTTAACATGTTATATGTTCCTCCATCGTTGGAAGATCCAGCTACGGGGGTCTCCTCGAAAGATATTACCATCTCAGCTCACGTTTCTGCGAGACTCTACCTTCCAAAAAATACTAATGTTTTTTGTAACGAAAAACTTCCTGTATTAGTATTTTATCACGGTGGCGGACTTGTAGTTGGATCTGCTTTTTTCAATGACATACATTATTTTCTGAATCACCTGGTTTCTAAATCTAATGTGATTTGTGTCTCACTAGAGTATAGATTAGCCCCAGAGAATGATTTGTCAATATTGTACGAAGATTGCTGGACTGGGCTTCAATGGGTTGCTAGTCATCACAGTGAAAATGACAACGGATCTAGTAATGCTAGTTATAAAGACTCATGGTTAACTAGCTATGCTGATTTTAACAGGGTGTTCATTGGTGGAGAAAGCGCCGGAG GTAACATAGCCTACCACATGGCTATGAGAGCTGGCAAAGAAAGTTTAAACGAAGTTAAAATCTCGGGTTGTATTCTTGCGTGTCCCTACTTTTTGATGCAAGATGATAGTCTTGATATGGAGAATAATCCAGCTTACCATATTTGGATCACCATATGTCAAAAGGAGTATAAATACTCGCCAATTGATAGTCCAATGATTAATCCACTTGCTGAAAAGGCTCCAACTCTATCGAGCCTAGGCTGCTCGCGGTTGTTTATGGTTATAGCTGAGAAAGATGTATTGGTTCCTCGAGAAATTATGATTCAATTTGTTGATGGTGTCAAGAAAAGTGGATGGAATGGTGAATTGGAGTTTCTTGAAGTTGAAGGTGAAGAACATTGCTTCTTTGTAAAGAATCCTGAGTTTGAGAAAGCTAAAGATGTCATAAATCGTTTTGCTTCTTTCATCCAACATAAGTGA